Part of the candidate division KSB1 bacterium genome, GGCGATTCTGAATTGATTAAATTATAAATTGTACCTGTCTCCAAATCGGTTAGCTCCATTTCAATTGCAGGAGAAAGATGAGTAAAATGAGCAACTCTGAATGTATCTGCCGTATTATTTTTTAACTTAGCGATAATGTAGACAGAAGACTTTTCCGGCAATTTAGGCTCTAAAAGAACATCAAACTGTAAATCCTGGCACCAGCCTGATTGCGAGAATGATAATAAAACACAGAACAGGGTAACTATTTTTATTTTTATTTTAAAACCTCCAACTCGCTCCGTTTCTCCAAAAGTCCGTCTCACGTCTCACATTTGCCATATCATATTTCACGTTTTTCATCTCTTCTTTTTCCTTTCCGCAGCTTTTCTTTTTCTTTCTTCAACTTTTAAAAACATTTCTTGGTTTTTTCTCAAAATACATTTCTCTTCATCTGTTAATTTGCTTTCCTTTAGTATGTTAGGAGATCTTCCACTGATCTTTAACAAAACAAGTCGATATATTCTACTCTCAAATTGAGTGAATTTATCATATAACCAAGCCTCTCTTTTTGAAAAATCATTATATCTTTTTTTCAAATTAGTAATTTGCTCTTTATCGATTAAATCATTCCAAACGGGTAATGATTCATAAAGTGCGGTCATTATGTAAGCGGGTTCTAAAGATTCATCAATGACTTTCTTGTAATTTATTTTTGCTTTCTCTTTATCTTTTTGTTTTCTAAGATTTGTCCGAGCATCTTCCAGATATTGTGCATCATCTTTAATTTTTATAATTTCAAATTTCATTTTAGCAGCTAGCATATTCCCCTTTCTTCGTAGACCTTCGTTAGGTTCTGTGTAGTAGCTTGCTTCCGAGTAAATATTTACCAGCTTTTAGTTTCGATGGTAAGGAAAAAATATCCATTTCAATTTCACCCGGCTTAATTGAATTGCCAATATAACCAGGCAAGAGATAATAATCGTCAATCAAGCCACTAAGAAAATTTCTATGAATCTTGCCTGATTGTAAATCAGTTAAATCAAATTTTAATGCTGGATAACTATGTGTAAAAAGGGGTATCAATAATTCAGATTTAGAAATGTTTTTTAATTTTAAAACAATAAAGATTTTGGCTTTTTCCGGTATTTTTGGCTCGGTATCAATACTGAATTCAAAATTTTGACCATAACCAATATTTTTTAAAATAAAAAATAGTAAAATTAATAGAGAGAATTTTAGTTTCATAATTAAATCCTTTACTTGAATTGGATCGTTTCCATACAATCCTACAATCTTTTAATGGAGCTGTGTTGTAACTCTATAACGTTGAGGAGTTGAACTCATTGTCGAACTGTGGGTGTTTCGAACACTATTGATCCAATGAAATGAATAATTGATTTAATAAGTATTTCGCCGGTTCTCCAATTCATCCCTTCTCCGATTCTTCTTTTTTCCGTTTCTACCTCTCACCCCTTCTCCGATTCACCCTTCGACGAAGTTTATCCCTTCGTCAAGCTCAGGACACCGCTTGAGCAAAGTCGAAATATCTCAAGGTGCTCACTGGTAAATAAACGCCAACAGCACCCTCCCCACTTTCTCCAAACTTTCCGGACTGCATTTATCAGGAGTGTCTTCCGTGGTGTGCCAATACGGGTAATCGTAGTCGATGACATCGATGGCAGGAATTCCGGCTTGCTGCAGCGGCAAATGGTCGTCTGTAATGGTGTGCCGCACTTCCCGAATAAATTCCGGCAGGTTTAACTCTTCCGCTTTGGTCCAAACCTGGTCGACTAAATCGGAAGCATAATTCTGGGAATTGCCTTCGATGTAAATCTCCAGGTCCGCATCGCCGACCATATCCAGCAGGATCGCTGCCCGGGGTTTGTAATTGAAGGCCTTATTCTTGGCGAAAAATCTAGAACCCTGTAAAAACTCTTCACCATGACTGCTGCGCCCCATGTCCTCGGCATCAAAGAAAACGATATCAACCGGAAATGGCGGTGGGTTGCTGCTAAAAATTCTAGCGATTTCCAATAATACCGCCACACCTGAAGCGCCATCATTGGCGCCAAGGATTGGCTTTTCCTGGTTACCCGGTTCCTTGTCCTGGTCGGCTTTCGGACGGCTATCCCAATGGGCGCATAAAAGGACCTGGGCATTGCCATCCCCGAAAGAAGCAATAATATTATAAGCCTGGGTACGTTTGTTGGTCAAGTAATTCACAGACGGGAAAGATTGGATTCTTACTTTATTCGTATATTTTTTCATTTCTTCAACAAGGAAATCCCTGGTATTAATATGTCCCTCGGTTCCAGGAATCCGCGGCCCAAACGAACACTGCTTTTCCAAATACGAGAATGCTATTTGTTTATCAAAAACCGGTGTTGCAGATTGGGTTTGCGTTTGTGTCTGGGTTTGACTCTGGCAGGTAATCAAAACCAAAAGACAGTAGAGCAATAACAGACCTATTTTTAACCGCCAATTCATATTAATCAACTCTCAAGTTAAAGACATTTTTTTTAAGAGAAAATTCAAAATCTTAAATCCCAAATTTCAAATAAATCACAATTGTCAAATTATCAAATTCCAAAATAACGAACCTGACATATTCCTAATCGCTATCATAAGAAAATAAATTTTACAGGTTAGTGGTTATTGATATTTGGATTTTATTTGTGATTTGTGATTTGTATTTGTGATTTGTGATTTGTGATTTGTAAATTCCTTTTCGCTTTCCTAAAGTCAACTTTTTAAGGTGAAAATTGTCGCGAAAAGACTCATCTTCCTGAAATAATAATATTGACATTAATACCGAATTCCGTTATTTTGGTCTCTCCGAGCACTTTGTTTTTGGTTTTGCCAAATTCAAAGTGAACACCGCCCCTGACAGTCGAGCTAAAAGAATATGTCATTCGAGGCGTTAGCGACCATTTTTCATTTCGGGTCCATTCCTGGTAAGTACCTTCTTCACCTCTTCTCTGTTCACTAATATCTAAACTTTTGGTAAAATTCATAGAAAAATCAATATTATTTCTGATAACTTTATTTTTTAAGAAGGGCAGAGGAATTCTTAATCCGCCACTTTTGGAATAAGTTATGGATGCGGAGATATCACTCCTGGTTTTTTTAGTAGCACTGGATCCACTACGTTTGTTAACCGTCTCCGAAAAGCTTTTGTCGAAAGAAATATTGGAAGAGAGACTGCCCTTCCAGGTTATGGTAGCGCCAACAAGGGGCCGAAAGTTGTTCGTAAACGTCTCATTGGTAATATTATCTGAAACATCTTGCCACTTAGTAACCAGGCGACCGGTTCTGCCATGTTCCAAAGTAAGCCGTTGAACATATTTCTTGATGAATTTTATCTTCTCTAATCCTGACCAGCGAATAGTCCAGTTGGGAAAAGGGATCTCTGTTTCACCAAACCGCCAACGCGTATCCGTTATGCTTCCGGTAATTACCGTAGTTTGATTTTGAGAATTGTCATAGGTATATTTTAAGGTCACTTTTAATTTAGCACTGATATCAAGCCCGGAAGACGCGTCTAAATTGTATCCTTTCACAAATGATCCTCTATTGGTCCCAACATTTTGTGATTCTACCAGTCCGGGATTAAACGTTCTGCCTATTTGAAATTTGAATGGAGGAATTTCTTCAAGTCCATATACGCTTTTGGAAAACTTTTTAGAGTATCGAAGTGAAATCGGCTGTAGATTGGAGCCAATCAATGGAAATATTTTCAAAGGATTTGGAAAGGAAAATCCACCTTTGTCATCTTTTTCGTCATCTTCATCCTTTTTCTTCTCACCCTCTTGATCTTCTTCTTCCTCCTTTTCTTTTTTGGGCGGAGCTGTTCTTCTAACCCGCCCTCTTGTCGTTGGTTTTTTACTGAATTTTCGCACCAATGCTTTGGGTGTGAATGATAAACTCGCAGAATAATTTACTTGATTGCTAGCACTCTTCCCTTGCGAAATTTGTTGTATATTGTTGTTATACCTAAAGTTGGTATTTGCTGAAATATTTAATTTAAACCAATTCGACAAGGATGGGTTATATTGTCCTTTTAAAGACTGAGAAATCGAAGTAAGCCGCCCAAACTCTCCGCTTAATACTTCTGTCCAATCTAATATATTTCTTAAATCATGACCATGAGTACGGGAAAAATCTACTGATAAACGGTTTAATGGTTGAAAAGAAGTTCCCACATTTTGATTGATTACAAATGAATATTTGGGGGTTTCCAATCCATTTCTATTCAGTGAATTATTCTGTTTCCGATTAAAAGACAACTTATAGTTAAATCTTTTCGGTAAGAGGAAAAGTTTGGTCTTGCTAAGAACATTTACAATGGGGCCATTGCCCAACCAGCCAAATGGCTTAAAGCCAAATTTCGAGTTTATATTTAAATTATGTGAAATATTACCCGTATAGGATTTTGACTTTGCTGCTTCAATAACTGAATTGCTGGTAAACGTTTCTGAGAAACTATAATTAACGGAAAGTGCATCAATCGTATATTTTAATAACGGGTTGCGAGATTTACGATTTCTCTTTAAACCAACAGAAAAATTTGTTCTTTTACTTATTGTTTTGATGGTTTCCAATAAGCTGTCATTGGCTGTTTTTTTCGAGACGATAATATCGCTGCCTGGAAAATATTTGGGACTGGCTTCGGATCTTTGAAACCCAATATTTACAGGAATAGAAATACCCAATCCTTTAGGAAGAAATTTATCAATCTGCAGCCTGGCATTGAAGTTACCCCCAATCTTGTTATTCCCTTTTCCGAATCTTTCATTGACCGTACGGAAATCATCATCGATACTGTTCACTTCCATGTTGATAGTACCCAGATCAGCCAGTTTCATAACTGCCCGTGCCCGAAGGGCTTTACCCCGGTCTTTTTTTACACCGGACAAACGGAGTTCGTTAATCCAGATTTCACCGGTAAATGATTGTGACGAATCCATATTAACCACGCCAACGGTAAGTTCTCGCACATTGGTTAAAGACGGCTTCCCGACTACTTTCATTGTATCACCATCTTCAGTGACTACAGCAATATAATTCTCTTCAAGATATTCCGGCCTGTTTTTTAGCCCGGTCAGTACTTCAAAATCCAAAACAATCTCATTCCTAGCGTCCCATCCCGGAAAAACTTTTTCTCGCAATTCATAATAATTTTTATCATTAGCGCCAAACCTGAAGATAAGTTCAATGTTTGAGTTTTCGGCAGACATATTCAAACCGAAAGGATCACGACCATAAACAAACATTTTCATCTTATCATAATTGATATAATTCTGAGATTTAAAAAAGGTCTTTTGCACGATTCCTGTTGCACCGGGCTCCAGATTCTCTATCTTCAACACCAGGGCTTGTTCCCTTTGGATTACGCGGGTAATCTGGTCCACTACGCCGGCGACTCCTGGCGGTGGTTCATAATCAGGGTTGTCATAGGTATTCACAACCGTAATTTGTATGGTGCTGTCATCATCCGCCACAATTTGGGTTTGATCAAGACCGGCGGGTATAACGCCGCGCTCTTTCCATTCACTTCCAACTAAATTGATTTCTGCAATCTCAATTAATATATGGTCTTTGGGAGCTTCGTCCACCCATAATCGAACATATTCAATATTTGTATATTGCGGGTTACCAACCACGGTATCCGGATCCGCTAACGGAATACGATACATACGCCAGCCACGGTCGACGGATGGATCCAATCCTAAACCTCCAGCTATCAATTCGGTATCGGGATGTAATTTGTCCAACGAAAAGCTATAGGAGAAATAGTCATTACGTAAATCCAGACTGCCGTTCCGGTTCAGGTCTTCAGTATCAGGGAATCTACCGCCATCATCATTGAGATTACCCTCTGTGCCATTTATCCTGGAATAATCGGTACTTTTGGAAGTGTAAGACCAATCATCATCACCGGCATCTCCGGGAACATTTTCTCCATCTCTTCCGGCAACGCCATCGAGCCCGGTATCTTCATCTTCATCAAGAATACCATTTCTAATTCCATTTCTTAGCTGATCCTCAGTATTCAATCCTCCATTTGGAATGGCATCTTCGGAAATTTGACCGAATTCAAAATGAAGCCTTCCTTCATCACCATGAACCCATACTTCCAAAAATTTACTTGTCGATTGGTCAGCATAACCGGCGGAAAGATACCGCATTAAACCACCCCAGGATTGCTCAAAGTACTGAGCTTTTCTTTCAAATTCCAATGTCAGGACATTCACCGTTTGCGGGACATTCGGATTCACATCTTGTTCCGGCCATATTTCTCTAATTGGTACTAACGAAAACGGATTATACCAATTTAGCTTGCCACGGCTTTGATTTTTTAATACATCGCTCGTCAATAAATTATAACTAATCCAACCCGGAATGAATTTCGGCACACTCGAAATGGTCCATTGCCTGCGAATGACGCCAAGCGGGGTTTCTCGTTTTGCAGATTCGAAATCATCAACATAAACAACGCCCTCATTATCACCGGTTCCGGCATTACTTCTTGAATTTGGATTCGGAATGATCTCGGCTAATTCAGCTTCAATTTTAAAAGTTGTCGGTTCTTTGGTTTTCACAAATGGCAAGGCATTTAAACCTTTTGTAATGAAATAAGGCTCGAAATTTAAAGATGTGTTTATATTCCAGACAAAATTGGTCATCGGACCATCCTGTCCTATCCGGACTTTTTGATCCAATGTACTTTGGTTCAAATACAATAATGTACCACCAATAAAGGAATTATTGAACAGCTCATAATCCCAACGAGTACCCAATATTGTTTTCCGGTCAATTTGGAACAACTGGTTGCTTTCATAACTGATCTCCAAGGAGGCGTTAGGATCTGTAGCTTCTTCCGCCAATAAAGTTAAATTCCCACTAAAATAATCGATATTGTAATCGGTACCGCTTTGCAGCCTGCGGCCATTCAACATAATTTCTTCACTGTCTTCGATCACATTAAAGCCAAGGCTGTAACTGGTTTGTCTAATTTTGGCAGATGTTGAAATGTAAAAATTACTACGTGAAGTAATATATCGATGATCGGTAGTATCGTAAATAGCGGAAACCCGTTTATCTGCAGGTAAATTATCACTATTAAATGGTTCTAACTCGGGAAAGATGATTTCTCCGCGTGCCCAGTTAATGATATTGGGATCGTCGTCTAATAGGTTATCAGGGTTAGGACTACCGTTTAAATCACGCCTGTCTAAACCAAATATTTCTAAATAAGATACGGGGTCGCTGCCGGGCTCATTTAAAGTTTCCTGGGGATCGCCACTTGGCGGCTTAAAATAGATTTTAAGGTTGAATGCCTCCTTATCTATGTTACGTGTACCCAGATAATAGACATTTTTCCATTCCAAATCCCAAGTTTCATCACTGGCTATTGGATTCTTTGTACGAAGGAGCTGTAAGATAATCCGGCTGCTGCCGCCTGTGTCAAGATAATTAATATCGCCAACCGTATTACCGGATATATCACGATATGCAACTGCCAGCACTTCCCCGGTGCTTAGTGGCCTTTCCAGAGCAATATAACCGAGTTCCTT contains:
- the sprA gene encoding cell surface protein SprA; its protein translation is MHFLKYFFRLSKHQIVNVRLTTFWVVILSLTIFSNEGYSAYLKLSPTSSSRNPIVASITQPSYKGLRYSIIQNPLFPNKIPGLKTTYEIQDDLKSVCIQQTLYGQDFKLPVRLAFQDYLDIRYQIGQEQSWINYLSNGPFEESQVSNRSGVGFEIPIPIKSAAFQKIFGGSSVGLQVTGNITINGGLRHEKRSQVKTALNRPSDFNFKMKQTQRFTVKGNIGEKVNVFVDQDSERPFEFNNAVRLQYKGFDDEIVESIEAGNVSLSLPGSRFVTFSTKSTGLFGIKSKFRFGNMKMTAIISQEKGQKKRLSITGGSTNEASKIDDYNYRKGTYFFLNRYFRDQFSNVNQDGIHLIEDPNRSIVEIEVYKSEFNGQARIGEGVVQGWAIAFPEGANPANPDTFFVDQNHHKDFFKRLEQTEYFVQKELGYIALERPLSTGEVLAVAYRDISGNTVGDINYLDTGGSSRIILQLLRTKNPIASDETWDLEWKNVYYLGTRNIDKEAFNLKIYFKPPSGDPQETLNEPGSDPVSYLEIFGLDRRDLNGSPNPDNLLDDDPNIINWARGEIIFPELEPFNSDNLPADKRVSAIYDTTDHRYITSRSNFYISTSAKIRQTSYSLGFNVIEDSEEIMLNGRRLQSGTDYNIDYFSGNLTLLAEEATDPNASLEISYESNQLFQIDRKTILGTRWDYELFNNSFIGGTLLYLNQSTLDQKVRIGQDGPMTNFVWNINTSLNFEPYFITKGLNALPFVKTKEPTTFKIEAELAEIIPNPNSRSNAGTGDNEGVVYVDDFESAKRETPLGVIRRQWTISSVPKFIPGWISYNLLTSDVLKNQSRGKLNWYNPFSLVPIREIWPEQDVNPNVPQTVNVLTLEFERKAQYFEQSWGGLMRYLSAGYADQSTSKFLEVWVHGDEGRLHFEFGQISEDAIPNGGLNTEDQLRNGIRNGILDEDEDTGLDGVAGRDGENVPGDAGDDDWSYTSKSTDYSRINGTEGNLNDDGGRFPDTEDLNRNGSLDLRNDYFSYSFSLDKLHPDTELIAGGLGLDPSVDRGWRMYRIPLADPDTVVGNPQYTNIEYVRLWVDEAPKDHILIEIAEINLVGSEWKERGVIPAGLDQTQIVADDDSTIQITVVNTYDNPDYEPPPGVAGVVDQITRVIQREQALVLKIENLEPGATGIVQKTFFKSQNYINYDKMKMFVYGRDPFGLNMSAENSNIELIFRFGANDKNYYELREKVFPGWDARNEIVLDFEVLTGLKNRPEYLEENYIAVVTEDGDTMKVVGKPSLTNVRELTVGVVNMDSSQSFTGEIWINELRLSGVKKDRGKALRARAVMKLADLGTINMEVNSIDDDFRTVNERFGKGNNKIGGNFNARLQIDKFLPKGLGISIPVNIGFQRSEASPKYFPGSDIIVSKKTANDSLLETIKTISKRTNFSVGLKRNRKSRNPLLKYTIDALSVNYSFSETFTSNSVIEAAKSKSYTGNISHNLNINSKFGFKPFGWLGNGPIVNVLSKTKLFLLPKRFNYKLSFNRKQNNSLNRNGLETPKYSFVINQNVGTSFQPLNRLSVDFSRTHGHDLRNILDWTEVLSGEFGRLTSISQSLKGQYNPSLSNWFKLNISANTNFRYNNNIQQISQGKSASNQVNYSASLSFTPKALVRKFSKKPTTRGRVRRTAPPKKEKEEEEDQEGEKKKDEDDEKDDKGGFSFPNPLKIFPLIGSNLQPISLRYSKKFSKSVYGLEEIPPFKFQIGRTFNPGLVESQNVGTNRGSFVKGYNLDASSGLDISAKLKVTLKYTYDNSQNQTTVITGSITDTRWRFGETEIPFPNWTIRWSGLEKIKFIKKYVQRLTLEHGRTGRLVTKWQDVSDNITNETFTNNFRPLVGATITWKGSLSSNISFDKSFSETVNKRSGSSATKKTRSDISASITYSKSGGLRIPLPFLKNKVIRNNIDFSMNFTKSLDISEQRRGEEGTYQEWTRNEKWSLTPRMTYSFSSTVRGGVHFEFGKTKNKVLGETKITEFGINVNIIISGR
- a CDS encoding M28 family peptidase — its product is MNWRLKIGLLLLYCLLVLITCQSQTQTQTQTQSATPVFDKQIAFSYLEKQCSFGPRIPGTEGHINTRDFLVEEMKKYTNKVRIQSFPSVNYLTNKRTQAYNIIASFGDGNAQVLLCAHWDSRPKADQDKEPGNQEKPILGANDGASGVAVLLEIARIFSSNPPPFPVDIVFFDAEDMGRSSHGEEFLQGSRFFAKNKAFNYKPRAAILLDMVGDADLEIYIEGNSQNYASDLVDQVWTKAEELNLPEFIREVRHTITDDHLPLQQAGIPAIDVIDYDYPYWHTTEDTPDKCSPESLEKVGRVLLAFIYQ